A section of the Triticum dicoccoides isolate Atlit2015 ecotype Zavitan chromosome 7A, WEW_v2.0, whole genome shotgun sequence genome encodes:
- the LOC119328034 gene encoding RING-H2 finger protein ATL13-like has protein sequence MDASSSSTPAAPPPTHSVLDTIQNKLSPGVLLIVAILAMVFFIFGLLNLLVQNILRLRRARRHRLRVAAGDVDGSSPTALQGQLQQLFHLHDAGVDQAFIDALPVFVYRAILGARKGGGDPFDCAVCLCEFAMDDALRLLPTCGHAFHVPCIDAWLLSHSTCPLCRGSVLAADLSPASSPVVLVLESDGRADTAAEALGGRDGNENEAYPKAEEVVEVRLGKLRCMDGNGGSGHLAADQAASRDDLGRRRCLSMGSYEYVMDDHAALRVAIKTPAKKRPRSRRRHALSECDFGSDVAKGGAWEAAVKEAAAPEPAGARRGDDARLSNKDSFSVSKIWMVRGAKKEDGRALAGARRSVSFRWPAMAEASRNDGADDRERRDVESQSGSFGSSGAPSLAEERLPLARTRTAPLWAAGGWQANSSSAGSHS, from the coding sequence ATGgacgcctcgtcgtcgtccacccccgcggcgccgccgccgacgcacTCCGTGCTCGACACCATCCAGAACAAGCTGAGCCCGGGCGTGCTCCTCATCGTGGCCATCCTGGCCATGGTGTTCTTCATCTTCGGCCTGCTCAACCTGCTGGTGCAGAACATCCTGCGGCTGCGCCGCGCGCGGCGGCACCGCCTGCGCGTCGCCGCGGGCGACGTCGACGGCAGCAGCCCCACGGCGCTCCAGGGCCAGCTGCAGCAGCTGTTCCACCTCCACGACGCCGGCGTCGACCAGGCcttcatcgacgcgctccccgtcttcGTCTACCGCGCCATCCTCGGCGCCCGCAAGGGCGGCGGCGACCCCTTCGACTGCGCCGTGTGCCTGTGCGAGTTCGCCATGGACGACGCGCTCCGCCTGCTGCCCACCTGCGGCCACGCCTTCCACGTCCCCTGCATCGACGCCTGGCTGCTCTCGCACTCCACTTGCCCGCTCTGCCGCGGCAGCGTCCTCGCCGCCGACCTCTCGCCCGCGTCCAGCCCGGTGGTGCTCGTCCTCGAGTCCGACGGCCGCGCCGACACGGCCGCGGAGGCGCTGGGCGGAAGGGACGGCAATGAGAATGAGGCCTACCCGAAGGCAGAGGAGGTCGTCGAGGTGAGGCTTGGCAAGCTCCGGTGCATGGACGGCAATGGCGGTTCAGGGCATCTCGCCGCCGATCAAGCCGCTAGCAGAGACGACCTTGGACGGAGGAGGTGCCTGTCCATGGGATCCTACGAGTACGTCATGGACGACCACGCCGCGCTCCGCGTCGCCATCAAGACGCCGGCCAAGAAGCGCCCGAGGTCGCGGCGCCGGCACGCGCTCTCGGAGTGCGACTTCGGGAGCGACGTCGCCAAGGGAGGAGCGTGGGAGGCGGCCGTGAAAGAGGCCGCGGCGCCGGAGCCCGCCGGAGCGCGCCGCGGCGACGACGCGAGGCTGAGCAACAAGGACAGCTTCTCCGTGTCCAAGATCTGGATGGTGCGCGGCGCCAAGAAGGAGGACGGCCGGGCACTGGCCGGCGCGAGGCGGTCCGTGTCGTTCCGGTGGCCGGCGATGGCCGAGGCGAGCAGGAACGACGGCGCCGACGACCGGGAGCGCCGGGACGTGGAGTCGCAGTCGGGAAGCTTCGGCAGCAGCGGCGCCCCGTCCCTTGCGGAGGAGAGGCTGCCGCTCGCGCGGACGAGGACGGCGCCGCTCTGGGCCGCCGGCGGGTGGCAGGCGAACAGCAGCAGCGCCGGGAGCCATTCCTGA